The following coding sequences lie in one Acidimicrobiales bacterium genomic window:
- a CDS encoding SDR family NAD(P)-dependent oxidoreductase, whose protein sequence is MEQFTDRIAVVTGGGTGMGRELVRQLSAEGCHVALCDVNADTMAETVSLAEKEAPAGTRLTAFVADVSDEGQMMAFRDHVTAELGTDHVHLVFNNAGIGGGGSFIADERDSWERTFGICWGGVYNGCRAFLPLLVASDGGHLVN, encoded by the coding sequence ATGGAGCAGTTCACCGATCGCATCGCCGTCGTTACCGGTGGCGGCACCGGCATGGGGCGCGAGCTGGTCCGCCAGCTCTCGGCCGAGGGCTGTCACGTCGCCCTCTGCGACGTCAACGCGGACACGATGGCCGAGACCGTCTCGCTCGCCGAGAAGGAGGCCCCCGCCGGTACCCGGCTCACCGCGTTCGTGGCCGACGTCTCCGACGAGGGCCAGATGATGGCCTTCCGCGACCACGTCACGGCCGAGCTCGGCACCGATCACGTCCACCTGGTGTTCAACAACGCCGGCATCGGGGGTGGCGGGTCGTTCATCGCCGACGAGCGCGACTCCTGGGAGCGCACGTTCGGCATCTGCTGGGGTGGCGTCTACAACGGCTGCCGGGCGTTCCTGCCGCTGCTCGTGGCGTCCGACGGCGGCCACCTGGTGAAC